Sequence from the Magallana gigas chromosome 4, xbMagGiga1.1, whole genome shotgun sequence genome:
cctGGAAAGATCAAATCTAtaataaagccctttgggctttattggatttaatcAGGATTATTATTCCTTGATATATATTTCATGCAGAACACTCCCCATACTAATCAGCAAacatttgaacaacttttcagCTAACTTGTTACGAGATTGACACACTACTGTAAATTCCATATCACTACGCTAATTtccaagtagcgtagtggacaatgcactcgcttttcaccgctgcgatccgagttcgatccccgtgatcgacagtggttgtatgtgatagggtatggcggtaGCCcacttggacacgtgggttctctccgggtactccggcctCCTCcaacaccaatgaccccctcgcgccaacatccgtgccaacgagaaatattaatataagttgtagaacttgcttatcgatcgttgtaaaataaataaagttcagtttttttATTCCATATCAAAGGCGAAGAATTAATTTCCACATAAAATCGTAAAAAGCAGTCCTCCcggattttaaaatcatgttcttattttttcacagtttttgagctatcatatgaaatcaaaacaaaaattggtcctcgccattttatattttagtgatttgatgcaaaacagcaGTTTCACGGTATTAAGTAttcgtgtaaaataaggaatttacagtatcctattttcaatattaatctGCAGATATTTGACCCTTTTACTTACCAGTTTGACCCCTTTACTTACCAATTTGACCCTTTAGGAACTTTCTGGTCCACCACCTTTCCATCCACGTTTTTCAGGATGACGAAACATTTATCACAAACCCAATTGGGCTTGTTGTTGTCATACGCTAAATTACTCTTTTTTGATGAACACTTTCTGCACACAACCTGTATTAATAGAAAGACAATGCTTTGCAGCTTGTCTCTTCTAAATTATCTAAGCTACAGTTCATATTCCtgtaatatataaagaaatgacTAGATATCCATCCTTTTAACTATGTCTGTATTTGtgtcagaaaaaaatttaaagcatataatgcttaatgaaattaaattttgaagtaaCATTTCTTTAAAGAAAGCAAGAATGGAAAAAACATATgttgaatttaattcataaaaacttTATATTCATTCATAAATGGGCAATAATAGATTTTCAGTTAAAACTGGAGAGGATAAAGTTGTGAATGCcgaggttttttttacaatctatatacctgcatacatgtatgcaaactCATACATCAAGAAGCAGTTCTTTAGTGTACTGGTTATATACATTTTAGGATATACACACCCTTCCACAAGCACGACAATGGTGCCGCCGTTTTAACGCTGTAAATGATTTGCTGCACAGCTGACACATCGAGACCTCATCGTCCTTGATCCAGTGTGGGGCCACATTGCCGAGATCGTTTTCCGACACCTTATTCAAAGAGGATAGACAAAATctcaattgaaaaaattaaaattaatatgattatatacataaTAGACAGTTTACAAGATTAATGCCacatcaaaactttttttaaattaaatccaGGTGAAATCTTTGGCCTTGAATATGGATCAAACTTCAGTATATTCTGCTTGTAATTTCCATTACCTCTCCTCCATTGCAAATTGGTAACTCCGCTGCTCGTACTGAAGGTTTTCTTCTtataatgatatgttattttcacgacaagtacaggtagttttaatctgtatttgaattacgcacgtttttataatatgaattttcggactttttcgacacaaaaatgttgataaaaccccatatgaatcatgttaaataatatttaaaggtagaataaattcaatcatactatgtatcagtgatagaaatatttctggaaaatttatagatccaagcaatattgaacaaccaaacgctcggctctCGTCGTTAATCTCCGataagcaagagagactctctgcttgtcggagagttacggagacagccgagcgtcgagttgaacgagactatattgaactctggcgtaagaatacatacaactacaaaaaataactaaattgttcgtaccatttaaaatcggACTAtattcaaggtatttataaatatgtttccttgagaaacaatgctttagcatacattattcggatttatcaataattctcaagaactaattctGGCCAGCGGCGTTGAActgtgctttggtccaaacactgtttcactttcggtttgtcagagtaactgcataggagagttgattaaaatcaactcccaaaaataaaataaaaacaatgaatatgatttttgcAGAAATATTTCAGCATTTATTGATGAATGGAACCAGTTAATATAATTCTGACTAACAACTGTTCATATGTAATGAAACTGCAATGCTAGATACACGGCAGCTGTACAACATAACAGGCAAACATAcacttagtacatgtatcttaaaatcATAATGGTGATACATAATCTCAAAACCCTATgatttgtgatacattatatcaaaaaacatcacatttacaatttcaaaataaaaactatgggtattaccaaaaaaacaaaaataacaaaattataacaaaatattagaatCCATATAAATCcatttaaatgcatgtaaattgaaGCAGTTAAGACACATGAAGCAAtttcaaataaagttaaaaaaaaaaaaaaaggacccAACATCAACGCCTCCGCTTGTCGTTGGTGACACATATTATATCTCAATctgatatattttcataatcACTGTTTGACCACAAACTAAGTTACAGTTTATcttaatatattataaatgcATCCTTTTAAATGATACATTTTCAAACTCCTTTATATCACATTTTCTATCTCTTCAAGCCTTGAGATACCAATTAGCAAACAATATCCATCTATACTCCCAACCCCTATATCCAAGTTGTTCCCTTtatcagaaaattgaaaaaaatatatatatatcaaaaagaaATATCACACAATATGGCAAATtacaaaatgtgcaaaatttcTCATCTGACATTAGATTGTCTGTTAATTAATCAGTTATGGATAAATTgctttttatttacaacaaactAGAATGAATTtattgcatatatatttattgcatatatatatatatatatatatatatatatatatatatatatatatatatatatatatatatatatatatatatatatccttttcTTGTTCAAAGTTGATACTGAATGATGATTCAATGAACTTATGATACGATTTGCTGTCCAATATATTGCTGTTGTGACACTCTTTTAAGCTGACTTTTCTCTTATAAATGGCCACCATCGGTCTCAGTTGATGCATTATCTAGACCTGACTTTCCAGCTTTTAGTGGTTACCCACTAAAATTCAGGTTTATGTGCTCACTAGAGCTAACTCTCAGATAAAGTAGTGGtcaccaaatttcatttgatatgcaCAAAAAGTCGACTTTCACATAATCAGAGTTTATCCACTATGTTACAGCTTATGAGATGTTTTCACCATAGAAGAAACTGACTTCCATGTTACTAAGTTAGTTCAGTTGTGCTCTCTAGTTTGAGTTTCATGTGTTGTGCAGCTAATTCAACTAGGACGTCTTGTCACAGCCTGGCTTCCGGAACTCTCGGAGGAATGAGTGGAGTTTCGGTTCGATTCCTCGGGAAGCTCCAAGTTCACCATCTTTTTAGTACATTCAACCATCTATCAAGTCAAGAGGGCATAATCAAAACGATTGGTTAATATTGTAACCACAGGCCTCTACCGAATTTTTACCCTCTCTATACAGAAACACACCCTGGtgtatttacatatatagaTGGTATgcactgtaaattccttatattacgcaagtacttaattctgcgatctTGCTGGTTTGtttcaaatcgcgagaatataaaatcgcgaacgttgaacttttctccttatttcttatagttttcaactctcagaaaataatggtgaggttttaaaatccgcgaaggatgcTTCCCGCGATTTTacacggatattaattcctcacattTATTTAGGAATTTTCAGTATACAAAATATGGCTTATTAGAAATTCAGAGGCCTGTGCATAAACACAAAAAGTTTCACATAAAAATGGATCATGATGTACGTACTACAATTACAATATTAACACCTCTtgcaagaaaaataaacaaaaaaattaaagttgataATTTCTAcagttttataaacaattaactCTTAGACTACAAGGTTGCAGGTTGGTGTCTGTGTTATTGGAATTTTACCTGTCTCTGCTTGCTGTACACTCGGACTGTAGATAAGTGGGAGGAAGTTTCTGCTGGTGACTAAAACAAAAGACATTCTCGATGTTGTCCACAGAAAATATTACTTGGTAATCAGGAAATGGTAGGGTTGCTATGGCATAGATATCCTGTTTTGgaggaaaaaggaaaaaatataa
This genomic interval carries:
- the LOC136274681 gene encoding FERM, ARHGEF and pleckstrin domain-containing protein 2-like, with translation MDRGKTWNKRWFVITKEFAMYEFKAHHDIYAIATLPFPDYQVIFSVDNIENVFCFSHQQKLPPTYLQSECTASRDRWLNVLKRW